GAACGTGAACGTGAACTGAAAGAACAACAGGAACGGAAGCGTAAAGAAGACGAGGAAAATCGCCGACATTTAGAAGAAGAGGAGAAGCAGCGCCAGGAAGAGATCAAACGGCAGGAGGAGGAAGAAGAAAAACGACTAGAATTACAACGACTTGAAGAAGCGCGTAAACTGGAAAAACAAGAACTAGAACGTCTTGAAGAAGAAAATAGACGACGAGAGGAATTGCTGCGCCAACGTCAAGAGGAGATTGCCAAACGTGAAGAAGAACAACGCAGGTTTGAGGAGGAAGAGGAGCGTATCAGGAAAGAACTTGAAGAGGCAGAAAGACGACGCAAAGAAGAGCACGAAGCACAAATCAAAGCTGAAGAAGAAGCGCTAAAGGCGTGTGATGAGGCAGAACAACGAGCAGCTAAAGAACGTGAACGCCAAAAACAAGAACGTTTACAAGCGCTCAAGAAGCAAGAAGATGAGCGCGTGCGGCAAGCGCTTGAAGAAAGGAAACGTAAATATGCCGAACGTCTATCGCGACTCTCACCCGAGGATCAACGTAAATTCTTCGAAATGCGCAAGCGACGAAAGTCTAAGAAAACTGAAGAAGTTTTAAAACAAAATGGCAACGAGGCATTCGAGAATGAATAAACGCAAAGAAGGAATAGGAAAAAAACCAAATCACTTGATATTAGAGTTAATGGGATAAATGTGATGGACGTAGCAAAACTCTATTTTGAAATTTagttacaaactataaatgaaAAATGTGTAAATAGTGAATCTTTTTTCCTTAAAACCGGCTGCGTCTAGATCGTTCTATCCCAAAAACATCGCTTAAAAAATGAAGCTAAAAATAAGTCACTTTAGTTTATAAATCATTGCTGCTATTCATTTGATTTGAaggaaaaactatttttttttctgctttataattactattttaaaaattaattgattAATGCTCTACAAAATACCAATTACAATTTAGTATTTTTTTAAGCCTAACTATGAAGCGCCCAAAAGTGGTAAAACAAAGCTTTGCAAAAGTTTTTAACAAAGCCTTCGTTAAAATTACAGTTAAGGCACTATTTAGCTTAAACTTTTATACTACATTACAACCAAGGCTATATAAAGTGACATACTTACATAAAAATTCTCGCTTGTAAATTTATAAAATGCATAGTTATTGATgatctaaaattttaattatcaATTCACAACTAGCATACCATAAAATGCCGAGAAGTTCGAAtaggttttaaataaaaccgtatTCGTAAATATATGGGTGTAGCCAGACTTTAACTAAGAATTTGATATTAGTTTATATATAACAAACATAAAGgaagtttatttaaaatacgtacTTTTAAAGTTGTATCCGGTCGACCTTAAATTTCAAGATATCCATATAAGAGTTAACCATATCCGAGCTAATATATAGAAAGAGAGTCTACCACCTGACCTTAGATCAATTTGCTATGCTGAAGCTTGAATCAAGATCGGAAGCGAAGTCGATACTCCTGAGATTTTAAGAGTGCCTGTCATCAGACGATAATCTCTAAGTGGTCTAATAAAATCGTTCGCAAACAGTTGAGGTAGTGCATGAACATGCTGTTACTTTATTCATATGCGGCTGAGAATGTTTAGACCGGCGACTTTTATATCGCTGTACGGGGTTACATTGGATTGCACTGGTCGAACAATAAGATACATCGCACAGACTGCATATGTCCATAGTATTTCCAGATTTCGCTTGAAAATAATCGGAAATCCCATTTGAGTTCCAGGACTTGATAAATACAAGAAGTGTTCTTACACCAAGCTTAATTGCTCCATCGAGATTTGATCTCTGCCGTCCCTTCTAacaaaacgtgctcaaccgtttttttctacaactcgcacttcctatatcGACTGTCAGTGGCATGTCCTAATTTATAAGCATTTGACGACAGATGGCGGTACCCTGTCAGCACGCCCATCTTGAGCCTTAAATCttatctctttagagatatgaacaACTTTGTAAacctaatatcgtaggatttgtacatgatcttaaaaattttgcagccccgcgcttgaaggCACGCCTATCCAGCTTCATAAGTGCTACCTGGTCACTTGGTTTAGGTTACCTTGCAACTGCTTAGCAGACCTTCGGCCTACGACCTTGCACGACTTTCCCAAATAAACATCATGATTTAAATAGTGCAGGATATTTATTGCTCGTTTAGGAGTCAGATATTAATATGGTCGGATGGTCGCCCCATATGAGCCCaaatttatatatagtatatgatTCATATAAGACACATATTGGCTTCATAGACAGTTCATTTTCGGCACCTTTTAGACTACGAAAATAATCTATTTTGAAGTCTCTTGGAGATGTTTATGGATCTTATACGTCTAATATAAATATTGCAttgcatttttgttttcaaattacattatttttttcgGGAAAGTCCATTGAAACTAGGGAACCATAAACGTAGCGTTGTTTCGAACAATGGTGATTTGGAAAAGGCGCAAGTCTCCACATCTACGTCGTACTGAAGGGGGAATTATGCGATCTAACTAAAGACGTACATACCTTATTTTTATTCTAATAATAAATTTACCATAATACAATATGAATATTTGTGCAAAATTGCTTTATTAAATATACATGCTTAGCATACggcttaaaatttttatgatttcGGTTCGGAGTCATAAAATACTCCTACATAATCATATTTCTTGTAACGCCATAATTTTGAGCGCTCCTAGAATTTTTGAGGGCCTCTATTGACTCTAGGGTGGGACAGATACCTCAGTTGCTCTGGCATGTATAGAATAATTCACATCATAATAAAAGCACAATATAGAAAATATTACGTAGTTTTATATAGAATGCACAATGCTTATCGGTttgtaaattttaacaaatattttcatATTGTGCGTAAAAATCAACAAAGCGCATGCCACAGCTGACCAGCTCTGATATAAAATATCAATTTTTattaaagtatttttaaaatttcctttaaacctatattttaacaatttaatgtaaaagaaaatattgaCACGCACCTTTCCCGCTCCATAATAAACTTAATTAAACTGaatactaaattttaattttaaaattcaccatccttaaatacatacatacatacttatatataaaacGACCAATATAAGGTTTTatgtaattttaattttaaatataaataaagaagCTGCAGCTAAGTTCGTAAATTAAGCATCATTAATTGAATCACATGCTTTtaagaatataaaatttaatttttaatgttattaagcaatatttatgtacatgttTTTAACTCTTAGTGTTTTGTATACAAATGTATTAAACAAAATCTACTATAGCtcatgtttttttgtaaaattacCAATTTCGATTGTTATAATGTAATTTATTATGCAAATGGTTGTACATAACTATtttgaaaaacaaatacaaaaactttaaactGTAAAATTATTCAAAAAGTGCAGCTAAAAATAGTTTTTATCTAATAATTACCTCACAgtatgttttttttatatttaatctgAAACAAGAAGagacatacaaaacatattgAATTATACATATGTGGAGCCACTTATAccgacatacatatttatatacactTGTTTAAAAACTGTTATCTATTTTAAATGCAATTACAAATTGGAAAAGCCAAATACAGCAACATAAAggaattaattatatatatagaaaattaaattaaaatttaaaagaatatttaaagtaaaattatattgcaAATAGAAATAAGCAATCTTATACAATGCAATGGTGGATTGAAGACACCACCTTTGTGAAATCGGCAAATATTTATTtgacacaaaaacaaacaaaaatttataaaggaacaataaagttttaaaaacaacattaaaacccgaataaattaatattttatttcgAATATGTCCCAAAGCTGTCGACAATTTTTCTCTCTTCCTTTGCGCTTCCTCTCATTCTCATTGACGATCTGCCTCACATTTTTTCTTCTAATCGCATGACACCCCCACTCCAACATTTTACGTTCCATTTTCTCTTGAAATTGCTACCATGAATTCTTCCAGAGCTATGCAGTATGAAAAATACCATTTATgtatatggaaggtgccacgcccccttttccatAATCCAACATTTTTAATATCATACTGCTCTTTACCTAAATTCCTTGTTCTAAAATGAATATTGGCAGGGATATGAAGTTtgaaaaaattccatttgtatgggagaggCGTGGCATCTTCTATACATATGGATATTATTTTCAGCCCATGACCATCCTTGGGAGATTTCTAAAGGTTATTTCAAATATAGTTGTGATGGGACAATCATACACAccgaattttaattttatatacaatcaagCCTGTACCCGCGGCCCTGATTGCATAAAGGAAACATAACACAAAACTATTACGATATAACCCCGATGTGATCCTGGAAAAAGTTGCGAGGCAGTTCAGAAAATAATCTTGACGGTGTcccgaaaaaatatcaaaataataacGAAAACAATTATTAAATAGATTGAAAACTTTCCGAAATAATTCAGGGAACAATCACAAAATGAACCGGTGATAGCTCTGAAATCATCctgaaaaagtgcgaaaattaaCCCATAGTCGCGAAACAGACCCGAAACAATgctggaaatattttgaaatattctcgAAAACGTTctgaaatgaaaattgtttacTTGGAAATCTATACGAAGCATGAACtatattatattgtgacgaatattagcatcactaatctgatacataaataaaggcacaacaactataaagcaagctgccgctcttgtgtacatcaaatcaatcatcttttacacacatacatacaaggcaacgaagagataactcccacacagatgtagtcatcagccgaagttgttctcacacatgcacacgcatttatgtagctcaattacaaagcaggagatacagcagaaggcgaaacgtctagcagcgcaagctgagtaatcagtaatcagttttatttaaacacgctatcagttgcgaagtgaaataaagaccattttgcaatacagaatattggagtgaacgttagcagaaggtttcaaataaggggaatttcccaaaattcgttacaatattaaaatagTTTCAAAAACAATCTCAAAATGATCCGGCGATAATTCAAACTTATCCCGATTCAATGCTTCCAATATATTTATCAAATAGTTTTCTTTTTCGAAACGGTTCGAAATAATCttgaaaacaattccgaaatcaACGGATCAGAAACAGTTCCGAAAAGAGGTTAGACACAATCGCTAAACGGTTCCGAAATAGTCCAAAAAAGGTTCCGGAAAAAATATAGAATACCGAAGGTGTAGGGTAGTCTTAAGAATTCCAGCAGTCATTTGCCGTATATGAATCCAGTACGCTCAGATAGTAGTACTACTACAACTACAGCGAGTTTGGGgattttatgcccctattaccgtttacaacgattaaaactcaacctgtcaaaaaaaatgttggttgagttgtctagtctaacaactttttgtggcattaccgtttacaaccttgtgttggtgtagttgtcaaagacgtcaaaatcttacaactgattattagcagttgtctcatacaattttgcagttgttctgaaaaaaggtaacgttttacaagacggttcaccacctaatttttaacaaaaattttcaaagttggtatcaaaagacaccttTCGACCCCCaattttagaatccgaaaacaaaattCTACCAATGGaggcacgagtcaccctggctcaACTTTATTCTgtatattgtaacaggttaaactcttacttgtccagaatcatgCCGCCACACTTAATGTATGTcatgcatgtgatgtgtccccacatgacaccaactatgtTTTTATTTGTACTTAGTTCAACAAAGTGCGAGTTATAATTTAAGCAAGGCCTAGGTCATAGGAAGCCTCTAGTGTTCGCCAAGAGGACTGAGTTACTTTTTGGCATAGGTATTGGTTTCTGATAAcggtttcagtttggtcgttgagcaaacttgtGGTAACAGGATGAACTAAAAAAGTATATgacctcacggaccggccagtttaacttaGCCTAGCCCGAAAATGTTAAAAGTCAATGCGAGGTTTGGGAGACTTATAACTTCTACTTTGTAAGACTAAAAATTACTACGCAAATGTTCGATTTCATCGAAAACTTTCTTTAGATAGTTTCTATTACACAACTCGTTGAAATTTTGTCTTAAAGTAAGGAAAAACTACAGAAGATCTGTCTTTATATTCCAGTCTCATATTTATGTAAAACTTGTATCAGTATTTGAGATATTGATGAAAACACGGCCCTTGCTAAGACTTAGCAGGAAAAAAACTTCGTTTGTTTCTGCTACATCAAAAGTCTAGACAAACCCAGCCCATCGGCCGGCCTTCTCGTTTGTTTACTTGTGTACCGGCACCTAATTTAAAAACTAGTTAGTCGACATTTTTCTATGCGGGAATCCTGCTCATACCCGGGCTATTGAAGACTTTGGAATAAGTCACAACTATAGGAATAAAAATATTCTTGCCATTCCGCTGGTAGTCGAAGACAAGTGCACAAAAACTTGCATTCCGAGAGATGAAGGATAAGCTTGTTGTTTATATCGAAGGCGTCGATAACAAAGATTAAATCAGTGGTTAATATAATGTAGGATTACTTAACGTTTAACAGAAAACGGATGTACGCTCACATAGAATATCCAGCTACCATTCAGAGACTATGGTGACAACTTTTTATAGTATCTTAGTCATTTAGTATACCTCAGCTGCTCACCACCACACCAATGATAGGTAGTCTCACCGATTAACACATCTACACCGACATTTTAAGCCACAAtctacacaatagggggactcatttaaccttataaatgccttataaagtgtgtaaatgtataaatttatctagtgcgtaaacgaactgtcaaattttgtatgaaaaatcatttacataaactcaaaggaatgcaaccttgcaaacataattgccgtccttttcatcagaaatctctgACATCAGCAAGTCGTTTACAAGAATTTCTTAGTAAAGATGTTTTAGTTtggatttttcacttaatcttggcattttttaatttgtataacaaacatttttttggcaataatcgACAATTAAGtctatcaagaatattactaggagcgttcatataacagcgtgtttaaatggatataatttcacaccttataaatttatcgGGCCTGTACTGGATTTCGATTCCAACCActttattcggaatcgaaatggattggtgttctgaatatcgattccaaccagacttggtcgatttgaaaagttttgcctctgagcagtcggaatcgaaagaaattagcctattaagcacagataattacattattttccaacaaataagttttattaaattattcattttatttggaagatttttAACGactttttgctggactatttgtttaattagtataacaaatcttaatttgaaaaccgacgtgttctcaatttcgatcgatcaatttttgcgatttttatgcacgtcttcttgcctctgcatttccgaaaaccattggtgctggcattttgttcgattttttgcacaattttaatttaactaaaaccaagataaataaaaacagctgttcCGCTTGATTATTgactcgaaatgaaaacgattcgaaatcgccCTCGAATCAatttgtttcaatcggaattgagaacaccaaaaagaaatcgaccTCGTTTTACTTtgagttttaattgttttattgttGAGCAATAGATaatgtgaagtttgaaatttttgtcCTATGTGATTGCTTTTTAAATTTCGCTTACTCACCTTAATATAGTCGCATAAGCCGTCACCTTTTAATTGACCATCGAGCTCAGAATATAGTTTCAGtttatatttttgtgtttgtTGATCGCGCATTATCATACCACATTTACTCATAAGCTCTGCAAACTCATCCAACGTTATGTCCAATGGCAAATTTGATACATAAACTTTTGTGTTGTGATCCGGATTAATTTCAAACCACTCTAtaaatcatttgaaattaaaactaGAATTGTAACAACAAAATTCAATTTCAATCCACTTACTTGGTGGTTCTTGTGCTTTTCGCTTAGCGCCCGATCCTGTTACGCCATCAATATTTCCCTGCGCCATCGCTTCTGCACCGGCTTTCGCCTCTTCAGTCATACGCTGCAATTCCAGCTCCTTCAGCTCCTtcaatttttcttcttcttcagcCTTGCGTCGTTTTTCCTCCTCGGCTGCGCTTGTATTATCTATGAAACCATAATTCATCTGATAATGAGCCATGAAATCATCATCGATCTTTGGAAACCAAGCATTCTTCGTTGTGTCCCAAAAGAACACGGTACCATCTGTGTCTGTATAAATGCGTTGTCCGTTCTCGTCCATATCGTACGTTACATTTGAGGGATCAAAACTCGATTTTGTGTCGGTATTTGCAGTTTTCACTTTTGGTATCCATTCTCGTCGTTCAGCATCCCATTTGTAATGTTCAGTTTCTGTTGTTTGGGTTTGTATTTTAGGTATCCACTTTTGGGTTTCATTACACCATTTATAATGATCATTTTCATAGGGATTAGCACTAAACGCAGTGCCCTCAGTGTTACTTGAATCGGCAATCCAATTATTTTCAGTTGAGCTCCATTTATAGCGGTATTTAGTATTGGGATCAACATAGATGGCACTGCCATCTGACTCATATGTCACGTGTTCAGCATAATTAACATCCACACCTTCATCAGTAGAAACCGCCGGAGAAGATACAATCGTGTTATCATCTTTATCAGCAACGTCCGGAGTTTTAGGGTCTGTAATCGATTCTTGCGCTCGTTTTCCGTCTGATTTTTCATCATCACTTTCAGCATTTGATTTCGAAACCCTTAATGTTTCTTCTTCTCGTTGTGTTGAGTTCGTATATGTCGAGTTTTGTATTGGGTTTGCAGCCCCCGCAAACCCATCTTCGCCGCTTTCTGGAACTTGTGTAGAACTTCCCAAATCGGAGGATTTTATTCTACCACCTTCACCATCAGTTATTAGCCTCGGCGTTTTCAAAGATTCTTTTTCGGACGTATTTGTATTTACCTGCAATTCTGTAGAGTTTTCAGTTTCGGCAAAACCTTTTTCACtgcttttcgaaatattttttgacTTCGATGAGTTATCTGCTGAGAGTTCTGTAGAGCTATCAGCCTCGACTGATTTTTCCGCAGTGATTTCAACAACATTTGCTAACGTTTCAGTTTCGAACGTTTCTTCTTCCTTTTCTGCATCTATATTTTTTGCGAAGGTAGTTGAAACAGTTTCTTTGGATGATGGTGATGGCAATTCAAACGACGCTAAAGAAACTCCTTCGCTTGGTTTACTTTCTTCATTATCAATCGCCTTCGTCAGATTTTCTGATAAATTTTCTATGTTCTCActcattttacatttttatctgaaattaggcAAATGGATCAAAATTGTTTATGATATAATATGATAGCATATCTGTGAAAtatttaagaaattttgtaaatataaaaataaagtaaagaagtCTAGTATTATGAAAACATTCAACCCATACCCTTACGTACCACGAGTTTTAACGAATTCTTAGTTCGGGGGACCaccgtagtgtggtggtagcgccATCCGCCTACTACGCCATGAgtcttgggttcaactcccgggcgaagtaacatcaaaatttagaaaaaaagtttttttcaactagaaaaagttttaaatcggggtcgccctcggaagtgatttggcaaacactccgagttaaACATGTAGGttcgtcccgctaatttgtagggaaaatttaaaagaaacacgacgtaaattgaaagaaaagctcgacccaaatctcctcggaggtaaatcgcgccaagaagtatttttttttttttaagttcgggTGGTACCTATCTTAGTATAGCCAATTGTgtatttatgtttttcttctacgcGTTTCCATTGATATTTTAATCTTCTGCAGGGGCTATTTAATACAAGAACGGAAGCAtaattatgaaattaaatattacAATAttcagagctgggtagtaatgattacttcGGGTTTTTATTATCGTCGATTTCCCATTACAAGTATAtgggaaagtaatcaattcctgtAATGTCTGCCCCAATAACTTCGAAAGGAATTGAAAAGTTAATTGAAAGTTTTTCAATTACATTACTTATAAGTAATGCCAAAATTTATTAGGAATTGCTCATTCCTTAAATGAATTACAAAAGTAATTGAAAAGCTctagtataaaataaatattttcgcgATTCAAAGGGTGACTGAATGTGGTCTACTGCAGGTACATTATTATTACGAAATTGAAAGtatcaaaataaatttgtaaGTGTGCTGTATCTACATATATAGAAACCCTCCTATGACAGAGGAAAAAAGGCCGTCCTTACTTAATGTTTCCAAATGCATTCAGTTACCACTCACAAGAAAAATcgaataaaataatgaaaaatgtgaCCCGAAATTTAACACAAAAAAATGTTGGTGTAAAAACTGCCCTATGTGGTGttctatataaaaacacaaaaaaatgttgGTGTAAAAACTGCCCTATGTGGTGTTctatataaaaaccaaaatagtgTGATGTTCATCCCCAACAAgtgttgaaaaaatttttttaaaaatataattgaaaTTATCTCTATAAGCGCAAAACTCGGGAACCGTTGGACCGATTTTGCCAATTCTTTTTCAAAACATTCCATGAAGTACGAGGATGCTTCTTACGGAGGGAAAAGTTTACCCGGGAAGAGGACCAGAGGTcgacctattctaaataaaatagtgTACGGTGCGATttacttgaaatttggtataggggcACTTCTCTGACTAGCTctttatttgagaaacttttctttgcGGGAATTCGACCAAGGTAATACTTGAGAAACCCTTCATTCCGAGAAATGGACCAATCTCATTTTTTGTGCAATTTGTTTGAAATGTATTGGTTTCCCCACtccccaatcccactcccactccaactTCCGCTACAATTCCCATTTCCACTTCCAGTCCTTGTCGCACTCTCCCTCTCCCCGTCTCACCGCAATTTCCTCATATATGTAATATCGAATACCTGCTTCACCTGGCCGaccgatttcaatatctttgttGGTTTAAACCTTTACGAAAAAACATGAAACTAACGTAATATTTAAAATcgctttaatttttataaataagctAAAGATAGATGACAGATAAATTCTCCTGCCGATAATATTCTTCCCTGTGATGGTATTACTCTACCAGTAAACAAAGGCATTTGTTATATTGTAGCttcagcgaaaaaaaaatttacttcttgTCTCTCCCCATATTTAATATCTGTCTCTCCTTCGTATCTTCTCGCTTTTACATTATCGATTTTTCTCTCTCCTACTTCCACTTTCTTTCCCTTCCCTCAACCTTCCTCTATTTTTTTCATCTCCTTCCTTGCACATACTTCCTCTTCTTCCCATCTTCCCCTCTCACTTTTCTCATTTTATCTCCATTCCCTACTCAAACTCTCTCCCTTCTCCCTAACCCTCCCTTCTCTTTCTTCTCCTCTATTATTACCACTCATATGccttattttcctttttcgaaATAGGCAGCCTTTAAACCAGTAAACAAAGGCATTTGTTATATTGTAGCTtcagcgaaaaaaaatttacttcttgTCTCTCCCCATATTTAATATCTGTCTCTCCTTCGTATCTTCTCGCTTTTACATTACCGATTTTTCTCTCTCCTACTTCCACTTTCTTTCCCTTCCCTCAACCTTCCTCTATTTTTTTCATCTCCTTCCTTGCACATACTTCCTCTTCTTCCCATCTTCCCCTCTCACTTTTCTCATTTTATCTCCATTCCCTTCTCAAACTCTCTCCCTTCTCCCTAACCCTCCCTTCTCTTTCTTCTCCTCTTTTATTACCACTCATATGccttattttcctttttcgaaATAGGCAGCCTttcgaaaaaggaaaataaggCATATGAGTGGTAATACAAGAGGAGAAGAGAAGGGAGGGTTAGGGAGAAGGGAGAGAGTTTGAGTAGGGAATGGAAATAAAAATGAGAAAAGTGAGAGGGGAAGATGGGAAGAAGAGGAAGTATGTGCAAGGAAGGAGATGAAAAAAATAGAGGAAGGTTGAGGGAAGGGAAAGAAAGTGGAAGTAGGAGAGAGAAAAATCGATAATGTAAAAGCGAGAAGATACGAAGGAGAGACAGATATTAAATATGGGGAGAGAcaagaagtaaatttttttttcgctgaaGCTACAATATAACAAATGCCTTTGTTTACTGGTAGAGTAATACCATCACAGGGAAGAATATTATCGGCAGGAGAATTTGTCTGTCATCTATCTTTagcttatttataaaaattaaagcgATTTTAAATATTACGTTAGTTTCATGTTTTTTCGTAAAGGTTTAAACCaacaaagatattgaaatcggtCGGCCAGGTGAAGCAGGTATTCGATATTACATATATGAGGAAATTGCGGTGAGACGGGGAGAGGGAATGGGAGTTGTAGTGAGAGTGCGACAAGGACTGGAAGTGGAAATGGGAATGTGAAGTGTAGCGGAagttggagtgggagtgggattggggagtgggcaaaccaattttcgggcagaaaAGTCTGCGGGGTactctagtaataataataaaaaatgctGAATGTTACTTCGGCTGCGAATTGAGCCCAGGACGTTTGATGTGAAAAGCGGATCACGCTACAGCCACACCATAGCTGTTTACTGTTCTGCCATTAATCAACACAACGAACAACAGCGTTGACTCCGAAATTAGTTTTGATATAACTCCGAAAAGTGCACTTTATTTTTTCATCAGCCGCAGGAAGTTTTTATACACGAAttaacttgtagtttttcaattactttaaCAATTtctttgaggaatggaatggaaaattcgaaagtacttttgccattccttgtaatgtaatttaaaaaaaatttgtattgcaTTACCAATTCTTTTCGAAAATACTGTGTAATATTTTTtcaa
The Eurosta solidaginis isolate ZX-2024a chromosome 5, ASM4086904v1, whole genome shotgun sequence DNA segment above includes these coding regions:
- the barc gene encoding 17S U2 SnRNP complex component HTATSF1; the encoded protein is MSENIENLSENLTKAIDNEESKPSEGVSLASFELPSPSSKETVSTTFAKNIDAEKEEETFETETLANVVEITAEKSVEADSSTELSADNSSKSKNISKSSEKGFAETENSTELQVNTNTSEKESLKTPRLITDGEGGRIKSSDLGSSTQVPESGEDGFAGAANPIQNSTYTNSTQREEETLRVSKSNAESDDEKSDGKRAQESITDPKTPDVADKDDNTIVSSPAVSTDEGVDVNYAEHVTYESDGSAIYVDPNTKYRYKWSSTENNWIADSSNTEGTAFSANPYENDHYKWCNETQKWIPKIQTQTTETEHYKWDAERREWIPKVKTANTDTKSSFDPSNVTYDMDENGQRIYTDTDGTVFFWDTTKNAWFPKIDDDFMAHYQMNYGFIDNTSAAEEEKRRKAEEEEKLKELKELELQRMTEEAKAGAEAMAQGNIDGVTGSGAKRKAQEPPKWFEINPDHNTKVYVSNLPLDITLDEFAELMSKCGMIMRDQQTQKYKLKLYSELDGQLKGDGLCDYIKVESVGLALNILDEYNLRGNKIRVQRAEFQMRGEYNPALKPKRKKKDKEKLQKIKEKLFDWRPEKMRGERSKNEKVVIIKNLFDPSIFEKEVQLILDYQNDLREECSKCGTVRKVVIYDRHPEGVAQINMADPEEADMVIQMMQGRYFGQRQLTAEHWDGRTKYKVVESEAETKKRLSNWDQFLTQEENEKKIEESKSLDTAKEDKLCAEAPAVTKNVLNVTDVESNVEIPKPNEIKIAENEEKTECASGALEATEDDILSAGNKKMKEGQEDTRQKVSEK